Below is a window of Allomuricauda ruestringensis DSM 13258 DNA.
GTTTCAATCCAAAGATAAATTCTTGACCATTAATGGTTCCGAAGCCGTTTACAGGGATCAAGTGATGGATATGCTGGAAAAGAACAAGGACAAAGACATCAACATTGTGGTAGAACGTGCTGATGGAACACGGTCCAATATTGTAGCCCATGTCGATGAGGAAGGTAAATTAGGTTTGGAGATTGGGGGATATACCATGGATGATTTGCAAGAAGAAGGGTATTTAGAGGTAGAAACTGAAAAATATACCTTTTTGGAAGCCATTCCGGCAGGAATTGACAAAGGTGTTTCCACTCTATCCAGTTACGTAAAGCAATTAAAGAAGATTTTTAATCCTGAAACAGGAGCTTATAAGGGTGTGGGAGGTTTTGCCGCTATTGGTGGCATGTTCCCCGATACTTGGAACTGGCCTGCATTTTGGGCGACAACGGCATTTATTTCCATTATTTTGGCCTTTATGAACATTCTGCCTATCCCCGCATTGGACGGCGGACACGTTATGTTCTTGTTGTACGAAATGGTTACGGGCCGTAAACCCAGCGATAGATTTTTGGAGTATGCCCAAATGGTCGGATTCTTTCTATTGATTGCTTTGTTGCTGTTTGCCAATGGAAATGATTTATATAAATGGCTTTTTAAATAGAAAAGCAAATTTTTTGTTTGTGGTGTAAAAAAGATTCTTTTATATTTGCACCCGCTTAAGGTAAAATATTCCTCCTTAGCTCAGTTGGTTAGAGCATCTGACTGTTAATCAGAGGGTCCTTGGTTCGAGCCCAAGAGGAGGAGCAGAGATAAAAATCCAATACTAGAAATAGTGTTGGATTTTGTTGTTTTATAGGGTGTTACCATGATAGTGGAAACTCAAACATCCATCATAATTTCTGTAACCTAATAAAAAAAGGTGTACAAAAAGGTTACATCAAACACTTAAAAAGGTTGCAACCTCATTCCGAATTGTGTGCCAATTGTTTAATCAAAACAAATTATCTATTCGCTTTATCATAAATAAGGCAAGACAAAAGCAAGTTCAAGTGTCATTCCTGTTGTTCCCTGAGCGAAGTTGATGGGAAGCAGGAATCCATTTATGATACAAGGAAACAGCTATCCACAAGCAAACTACTTAATTTGCAAATTGAGCCTATTGTTTCCAATATTATTTTATTGAATCATTCGGAAGTCAAAAAGTAGCCCCGGCAAGAATCGAATTTTTCTCCCAGACCCCCAGTTTTATTGGGGTTTCCATTTTTTGATTTCAATATGTTGACGATTTGTGAACTTTTTTGACCGATTTGTCTTTCGTCATATCAAAGATAAACAAACAGCTGTAAAATGATTGATTCATAAATTGAAACCAATCGTTTATTTGAACTTTGTACAGGCCATTATGACTGAACTTTTCCATTGTTCTTAGTTGTATACACCTCTAGAATGATTCTGGGTAAAGTATGATATTAATTGCTAACGTATCTCTTGTGCCCAATTACTCATGTGGTTAAACAAATTTTTCTTGGACGTCATCATATTAATTAAACATGATGATGGATTCATTGTCTTTTGTGAAATAACCAATATAGATAGTATTCAATCAAAATAAATCACATTGCCTTACTGATTGATAATGTCCAGGATTAATTAAAAGTGACCATTGTCATTTGATGGTTTCGCCTTACGAAGTAATTTTATGTGATTAAAGAGTCATGTTATGAAAGAACCATATACAACATCGCAAACTAGGATTTATTGGATTCTTTTGATACTATCCTTAATTATCGGTTTCGTTTTGTACGGCTTTTTGCAAGAACAATTTAGCTTGCAATTTCTTGTTTTTTTCTCTGGTGTTCCCTTTTTGTTATTTGTGACAGGAGTTTTTGGATTATTATGGCCCAAATTAAAGCCAGAAGGAGATGAGGTATATATTATTCATGCATTGCTAATAGGATTGTTATTTATCATTCTATTTTTCATTCACGTTTGGATTTTATTACCGCGAATTTGTCCGAATTTTGGTGAGTGTTTGGGATTTTGATTTAGAATATGCAATAAATCAAAATTGATATGGAATCAATTCTTACAATTGTTGAATTGAACTTTGGCAATGATTTCCTATTTACCGTCAATAACGGAGTACGTTTGTTATTGCAACCATGAAAGAAGAAACCGTTTCATTGACCGTGGTAGACCGGTCAATCAGTTAAAGAAAGTAGCTTAATTATTTTATTGATTTTTATAGTAAGCTTGTCCTAAGGATTTAGATACCTAAAATACCGCCATTCTCCAATTACTAAAAAATAATATATCAATTTAACTTGAAGAACAAAAAGACTGATGATGCTATTGAAAGTTTGGTCAACTTTAAGCAGTTTTCATCCCTAAATCCTTAACCAGAAAATATTCTCGGAAGAAATAAAACAAATCTAATAAACGAATTGAATTGCTTAAAGCAAGAGATGTAGATGGAATAATTTTAGGCTGTACAGAATTACCGTTACCGATACAACAAGGAGATGTTGACATTCCAACCTTGGCAACCACCAATCCACATGCGCAAATGGCGGTTGACTTTATTTTTAATAAGTAGTTCATTGAATTAGAGCCTGTGTAATCGTTAAACAACCGTTAAAGTTCAGTAGTGTAACATTCGTTACTGCAAAGATCTTTATCATAAGTTATTTTTATCATGAATTAAACATTGATAAATATAATTTATAACACTATGGAAAATTCTTATTCAGAAAACGAAAAAGTAAATCAAATGCCCCGAATTGGGGATATGGCTCCAGATTTTGAGGCCGTGACCACTAAAGGAAAGATTAAGTTCTCGGAATTTGCCAAGGATAAATGGATCGTAATGTTCTCCCACCCTGCAGATTTTACACCTGTATGCACAACGGAAATGAGCGGGTTCGCACAAAGAAAAGATGAATTTGATGCCTTAAATACTGAACTTCTTGGTTTAAGTATCGATAGTATTCACGCCCACTTGGGTTGGGTTCAAAATGTAAGGGAAAACACTGGTGTATACTTCGATTTCCCAATTATTGCAGATTTGGACATGAAGGTATCCAAATTGTACGGAATGCTTCAACCCAACGAAAGTGAAACCGCAGCAGTACGCGCTGTTTTCTTTATCGATCCAGCTAAAAAAATCAGATTGATCATGTACTATCCTTTAAATGTTGGTAGGAACATGGATGAAATATTAAGGGCCTTGGAAGCGCTACAAACCTCGGATGAGTACAAAGTTGCCATGCCTTTGGATTGGAAAAAAGGAGATAAGGTTATTGTTTCCCCTCCTAAGACTCTAGATGAACTTAATGAAAGACTTGCGGACGATACACTTGAAAAAGTGGATTGGTACCTTGCCAAGAAAGAAATCTAAAAAATAATGTTGAATACGGGGCGCCTTGTTCCAAGGTGCCCTTTAAACCCTATTTTATGGAAATAAAACAGTTTGAATATAAACCTTTAGCCCACTATTCCTATGCTATTGTGGATAATGGTGAAATGGCCGTTATAGATCCAGAAAGGGATCCTATGCAGTACTATGTGTTTGCACAAGAACATGGTGCAAAAATAGTAGCCGTTATTGAAACCCATCCACACGCTGATTTTGTGAGTTCCCACTTGCAAATACACCAAGAAACCGGAGCACCTATTTATCACAGCAAAGATTTGGGTGCCGACTATGAATATGAGCCTTTTGATGAAGGTCAAAGTATTATGGTCGGGGATATCAAGGTTTCTGCCTTAAATACTCCAGGACACTCACCAGACAGTATTACCGTTGTAGCCGAAAAAGACGGAAAAACAGCACTCTTTACAGGGGACACCCTTTTTATTGGGGACGTAGGACGACCAGATTTACGTGAAAAAGCCGGTAATATGACCGCAAAGCGTCAAGAACTGGCCGAAATGATGTATGATACCGTCCAAAATAAATTCAAGGATCTGCCCGATGGAGCTTTGGTGTACCCCGCTCATGGGGCCGGTTCCTTATGTGGAAAAAACCTGAGTTCTGACAATAGCAGTACTCTCGGCAACGAAAGAATGGGTAACTGGGCCTTTAAACCTCAATCAAAAGAAGAATTTGTAAATACCCTTTTGGATAGCCAACCCTTTATCCCATCTTATTTTGGATTTGATGTGGATATCAATAGACGAGGTCCAGAAAATCTAAGAACCTCCATTGCAAAAGTGCCTCTACAATTAAATACAAGTATCAGTGGATTAATTGTGGATGTCAGGGACGAAACAGAATTTAAAAAAGGGCACCTGCCAGGGAGCATCAATATTATGGCCGTTTCGGAAGACTCAAAGTTTGAAACCTGGCTGGGTGCCATAGTTAATCCAGGAGAACCCTTTAGTTTGGTTATCGATAAACCGGATGACATGGAAAAAATATTGGAAAGGGTTGCTAAAATCGGATATGAGAAGCAAGTGAATTTGGTTTTGACGTTGGATGAAACCGAGCTTTTACAAAGTGATAAAATTGACCTGACACATTTTAAAAACAACCCCGATGAGTATACTATTGTGGATATCCGTAACCAAAGTGAAACCAATGAGGGAAAGTATTTTGAAAACGCCATACACATACCATTGAATGAACTACGAAATTCAAAAAACCATATCCCAACTGATAGGCCAATTGTAGTTCATTGTGAAGGTGGTTATAGAAGTGCTATCGGAAGCAGCATTGTAGGGAATATGCATGACAAAGCAAATGTCTTCGATTTAAGCGAAAATATAGATAACTTTAAAAAAACAAAAAGATGAAAAAATCCGAATTAAACAACATTGGTCTAGAAATTAATGACTCAAAGCAAGTTGCAGAAAAGTTAAACGACCTGTTATCAAACTACCAACAATTCTATATGAATTTAAGGGGATTTCATTGGAACATTAAAGGAAAAAAATTCTTTGAACTACATTTAAAATTTGAAGAACTGTATAACGATGCTTTAGAAAAAGTAGATGAGATAGCAGAGCGTATACTCACTTTAAGTCAATCGCCATATCATACATTTTCAAAATACCTAAACCATTCAGAAATTAAGGAAGCAGAAAATGTTTCGGATGGTGAAACAGCAATTGACAATGTTTTAAAAGCTCTAAAAATTTTACTTTCAAAAGAAAGAGTGATCTTAAAAGAAGCAGCTGACGCAGACGACGAAGGTACCGTAGCCCTTATGAGTGAATACATTGTGGAGCAAGAAAAATTGGTTTGGATGTTATCTGCATATAAGAGTTGACCAATATTGGAATAAAGCAAAAGGGGCATTTTAAATGTCTCTTTTTATTTATATAATTCACAAAAATAGATTAAAAACCAAACATCCGATCTCATATGGAAGATATGCTTTTCTATGACCGAATGCAATTTGCATTTACTATTACCTTTCACTATCTCTTCCCTCAATTGACAATGGGATTATCCCTAATGATTGTCTATTTTAAGTGGAAGTTTTTAAGAACTAAAATCGACACATACAATGATGCAGCAAAGTTTTGGATGAAAATCTTTGCACTCAATTTTGCTATGGGTGTAGTTACAGGAATCCCCATGGAGTTTCAATTTGGCACAAATTGGGCTAAATTCTCTGAACTTACCGGAGGGATAATTGGACAGACTTTAGCAATGGAAGGGATGTTTTCCTTTTTCTTGGAATCATCATTTCTTGGGCTTTTTCTGTTTGGGGAAAAGCTACTTGGACATAAGCTTCATTTTGTCACCGGGTTTTTGGTATTTCTTGGCTCATGGGCAAGCGGGTATCTCATTATCGCCACACATTCTTGGATGCAACATCCTGTAGGTTACGAAATCCTTGAAAACGGCAAGTTTGTTTTAAACAATTTTTCCGCATTATTTTCCAATCCTTGGTTACTTCCAGCTTATTTACACAATCAATTGGCTTCACTTATTACAGCATCCTTTGTAGTGGCAGCTATTGGAGCTTTCTATCTATTGAATAACAAACATGGTGAGTTTGGAAAATTATTTGTTAAAACAGGAGTGGTCTTTGGTTTGGTCTCTAGCATCTTGGTTGCATTTCCAACAGGGGATTGGACCGCTAAAAATGTTGTTAAGCACCAACCTGTAACCTTTGCAGCTATGGAAGGAATTTTTGAGACAGAAAAAGGTGGTTCTGAAATTATTTTGATCGGACAACCTGATATGGAAAATAAAAAACTGGACAATAAGGTTGCAGTACCGAATATATTGAGTTTTTTAACTTATCAAAGTTGGGATGCCGAAATTAAAGGCTTAAATGAATTTGATAAAAGCCTATACCCAACCAATGTCCCAGGGCTATATTATGCCTATCATATTATGGTAGGACTTGGCACCATATTTATAGGGTTAATGTTGGCAGCTTCAATTCAACTGTATAGAAAAAGACTTTATAAAACAAAATGGATTCTCTGGTCATTGTTATTAATGTTACCTCTTCCATACATTGCCAATACAACAGGTTGGTACACCGCCGAATTAGGCCGTCAACCATGGTTGGTTTACAACCTTTTAAAAACTGGAGACGGTATATCGCCAACAGTATCTTCAGGTAATACTTTATTTACACTTCTAGGGTTTATTGGACTTTACTTATTATTGGGACTCTTATTTTTAATATTAGTGGGCAAAATCATCAATAAAGGACCTCTTGCCTTAAAACACAATTAACTATGGAATTATTCTGGTACATTGTTTTAATGACTATGCTGGCCATATATGTTATTTTAGATGGCTATGATTTTGGGGCAGGGATCATTCACTTGTTCTTTGCTAAAAACGAAAAAGATAAAAAAGCCATTACGAATGCCATTGGTCCTTTTTGGGATGCCAATGAAGTTTGGTTGATTGCAGCTGGCGGTGTATTATTTTTTGCATTTCCTACCTTATATGCTTCCTCGTTCAGTGGTTTTTATTTACCGCTCATAATAATACTTTGGCTACTTATTTTCAGGGCAATCGGATTGGAATTAAGAGGACAAATACACAATAAAATTTGGGAAATTGTATGGGATAAAGCCTTTGGAATAGCGAGTTTTTTATTGGCTTTGTTTTTTGGTGTTGCCTTGGGAAATGTGGTTAGAGGTGTCAATCTGGGCATGGTTGCAAATGGGGTTTCAACTCAAGAAGCCCATTATTTTTTCTTGCCACTGTGGAACCCGACTTTTAGTCCGAAAGCCGAACATTTGGGTATTATTGATTGGTTTACACTGCTGTTAGGGGTCATCGGTGTTGTCTCATTGACTATCCATGGTGCAAATTGGATTATTTTCAAAACAAATTCATCGTTAAATAAAAAGCTTAAGAGAGTAGTATTCCGCCTAAATATAGCCCTTATCATTTTAGTGATCATATCACTGTTAGTTTGGCATATCATTGAGCCCAAGCCTTTTCATAATTTTATTGAAACACCTTGGTTATGGGTATTTCCCATAATCACTTTCACGGGATTATTTGGTCTATTTAAAGTGAGGTCTTTCAAAAAAGATGGCATGGGATTCCTGTTTTCATCTTTGTTTTTGTTGGGAGGGTTCACATCTACTGCAGCCTCAATTTTTCCAAACCTACTACCATCAAGCAATGGTATTAATCCATCCCTAACAATCGAAAATGTTGCAGCCCATGAATATGGTTTATCCGTTGGTATCAACTGGTTTGTTCTGGCAGTTTTGTTAGTGATTATTTATATGGCCATCCAGTATAGGGTGTTTAAGGGTAAGATGGATGATGTTGGTTATGGAGAACATTAATTATATGTGCACATGATTGGCCTATTTTACTGTGAACTTAACTTTCTTAAATAATATACCGTCTGTTATTATTTATTGCCAACTGACTTTTTTCAATTGTCTAACCTACAACACTTAGCGGAAGACCAATGTTAATGAGATGTCAAAATCTTGTTTGGATTAAAACCTTGATGGTTAAGCCACCATAAAGAACAATCATAACTAAATACTTTTTTACTATGTAACACGGATTAATGTTTATTTAATTCTAAAAAGCAAAATTTACTCTGAAGGGGCTTTGCCATTTTTTGACCTACCGGAATAAAGCCAAAAAAGGACGGAAAAAGTGGAATTTGACCTCATATTTGTCTTCTTTATGTTAAACGTTGACGAAGACGAAGGTCAAATCAAATCGAGTGTTCCAACTAAATTACTGAATTTTAATTACTTAGTTTAAAACAATAACCTAAAAAATGTTGACGATTTGTGAACTTTTAAAGCACATATCAAAGGAATTCAATTGAAATCAAAAAACATTAAATGTCTGATTTTCATTTATTTAATGATTTATTGAATCATTCAGAAGTCAAAAAGTAGCCCCGGCAAGAATCGAACTTGCATCTAAAGTTTAGGAAACTTCTATTCTATCCATTGAACTACGGGGCCATCCATAAAAATGGACTGCAAAAATAGGTTTTTTTAAAAACTTTATGCAACCGTGGGAATCAAATTAGCTTGATTTACTTTTAAGCCATTGGAGAGGTCAGGCTAAGCCCGTTTTTTCTCTTCTTCTTTCAATATTTTTTCCAGATAGGAACGTGACAAAGGCTTGTCCACGTAACCGGAAATCAACCCATTCTTTTTGGCTATGGCGCGATCCTTAGCATTGGTAAAGGCTGAAAGTACATATACACTTGGAAGTTCGTGCTCCACGAACAAATTTTTAAGGTTTTGTAAAAAATCCCATCCGTTCATATCATCCATAACAAGATCTAAAAAGACAATGTCAGGTAATCTGTCGTGCTTCTCAATGGAACTGAAACAGGCTTGTATACCTTCTTCGCCACTGGAACAGGTAACAATATCAAAATTACCTTGGGATTGTTGTATACAGTACCGGGTTGCGAACTGTGACACCAAATCATCATCTATGATAAACGTGGTAAGCTTCATTATTTGTGCATTAAGTAGGTTTGGGACAGGCAAAGCTAGAGGCTGGACTCCAATGAGCCATTCATTTTCGTTGTTTTGCCCAAATATCCCGTTAAGTCACTCTTAGTGTGGTAATTTACTCCTTAAAACGCCATACGCAAAGGCTCCAAGTAACGCTCCAACCAAAACAATGACTATGGGCCAATACCCAGCTCCCACCAAAATATAGATAGGTCCGGGACAAGCTCCGGCCAAGGCCCACCCCAATCCAAAGAGTGCTCCTCCCAAAATGTATCTGGCAATTGATTTTTCTTTGTCCAGTATAGTAATTGTTTCTCCTGAAAATGATTTTAGCTTCGATTTTTTGATCCATTGCACCAAAACAATGCCCACTGCCAATGCCGAGCCAATGATTCCGTACATGTGGAACGAATCAAACTGGAACATTTCATATATCCTAAACCACGAAGCAGCTTCCGATTTATACAAAACAATTCCCAAAAAGATGCCCAATATGATGTATACTACATTCTTCATACCGTAAAAATTAAGGGAAACAACAAGTGAACCATGATCAATCCTCCGATAAAAAATCCGATAACTGCAATCAAGGAAGGTCGCTGTAAATTGCTCAAACCAGAAATAGCATGCCCAGAGGTACAACCTCCCGCATATCTTGTGCCAAATCCTACCAAAAAGCCAGCCACCAAAAGAATGATCCACACTTTAGGATCGGCAAGGGATTCCACACTAAAAAGTTCCGTGGGCAAATAGGCTGTACCAGCACTATCAAACCCGAGTTCTTGCAATTTGGTAACGGTTTTATCTGAAATGTTTACTGCTGGATTGGGGGAAAGCAGCTGAGCTCCAACAAACCCCCCGATTACAGAGCCAAGGACAACCAAAAGGTTCCAGCGTTTGGATTTTACATCTATTTTGAAGTAATCCGAAAACTTTCCAGCACCACCAATGGAACAAAAAGTCTCAAGGTTGGACGACATTCCAAAACGTTTGCCCATAAGAATAAGCAAAGCCATGATCAGGGCAATGAGTGGGCCCGATACATACCAAGGCCAAGGTTGATAAAGCATTTTCGTGAGATTTTGGGCAAAGATCACGAAAATGCCTTAAATAACAAACTTATGGGATATCAACAACAGTTCTTATCAGAATCTTGAACTCCGAATTTCTTCAAAATATCTTCCAACAAGCACCATCTGGTCAAGGATGACTGAAGCAAGTTGGCCCCGACAAAAGCGGTAAACCAAAGCCAATTTTGACTTACATAAATAGCCAAAATCAGACTTATTAATATAAACGTTCCCGCTACGCCTCTTACAATTCTATTTCTCATAATTT
It encodes the following:
- a CDS encoding YeeE/YedE family protein — protein: MLYQPWPWYVSGPLIALIMALLILMGKRFGMSSNLETFCSIGGAGKFSDYFKIDVKSKRWNLLVVLGSVIGGFVGAQLLSPNPAVNISDKTVTKLQELGFDSAGTAYLPTELFSVESLADPKVWIILLVAGFLVGFGTRYAGGCTSGHAISGLSNLQRPSLIAVIGFFIGGLIMVHLLFPLIFTV
- the cydB gene encoding cytochrome d ubiquinol oxidase subunit II; the encoded protein is MELFWYIVLMTMLAIYVILDGYDFGAGIIHLFFAKNEKDKKAITNAIGPFWDANEVWLIAAGGVLFFAFPTLYASSFSGFYLPLIIILWLLIFRAIGLELRGQIHNKIWEIVWDKAFGIASFLLALFFGVALGNVVRGVNLGMVANGVSTQEAHYFFLPLWNPTFSPKAEHLGIIDWFTLLLGVIGVVSLTIHGANWIIFKTNSSLNKKLKRVVFRLNIALIILVIISLLVWHIIEPKPFHNFIETPWLWVFPIITFTGLFGLFKVRSFKKDGMGFLFSSLFLLGGFTSTAASIFPNLLPSSNGINPSLTIENVAAHEYGLSVGINWFVLAVLLVIIYMAIQYRVFKGKMDDVGYGEH
- a CDS encoding Dps family protein encodes the protein MKKSELNNIGLEINDSKQVAEKLNDLLSNYQQFYMNLRGFHWNIKGKKFFELHLKFEELYNDALEKVDEIAERILTLSQSPYHTFSKYLNHSEIKEAENVSDGETAIDNVLKALKILLSKERVILKEAADADDEGTVALMSEYIVEQEKLVWMLSAYKS
- a CDS encoding YgaP family membrane protein, whose translation is MRNRIVRGVAGTFILISLILAIYVSQNWLWFTAFVGANLLQSSLTRWCLLEDILKKFGVQDSDKNCC
- a CDS encoding peroxiredoxin, with protein sequence MENSYSENEKVNQMPRIGDMAPDFEAVTTKGKIKFSEFAKDKWIVMFSHPADFTPVCTTEMSGFAQRKDEFDALNTELLGLSIDSIHAHLGWVQNVRENTGVYFDFPIIADLDMKVSKLYGMLQPNESETAAVRAVFFIDPAKKIRLIMYYPLNVGRNMDEILRALEALQTSDEYKVAMPLDWKKGDKVIVSPPKTLDELNERLADDTLEKVDWYLAKKEI
- a CDS encoding response regulator, whose amino-acid sequence is MKLTTFIIDDDLVSQFATRYCIQQSQGNFDIVTCSSGEEGIQACFSSIEKHDRLPDIVFLDLVMDDMNGWDFLQNLKNLFVEHELPSVYVLSAFTNAKDRAIAKKNGLISGYVDKPLSRSYLEKILKEEEKKRA
- a CDS encoding YeeE/YedE family protein, with translation MKNVVYIILGIFLGIVLYKSEAASWFRIYEMFQFDSFHMYGIIGSALAVGIVLVQWIKKSKLKSFSGETITILDKEKSIARYILGGALFGLGWALAGACPGPIYILVGAGYWPIVIVLVGALLGAFAYGVLRSKLPH
- a CDS encoding MBL fold metallo-hydrolase, with the translated sequence MEIKQFEYKPLAHYSYAIVDNGEMAVIDPERDPMQYYVFAQEHGAKIVAVIETHPHADFVSSHLQIHQETGAPIYHSKDLGADYEYEPFDEGQSIMVGDIKVSALNTPGHSPDSITVVAEKDGKTALFTGDTLFIGDVGRPDLREKAGNMTAKRQELAEMMYDTVQNKFKDLPDGALVYPAHGAGSLCGKNLSSDNSSTLGNERMGNWAFKPQSKEEFVNTLLDSQPFIPSYFGFDVDINRRGPENLRTSIAKVPLQLNTSISGLIVDVRDETEFKKGHLPGSINIMAVSEDSKFETWLGAIVNPGEPFSLVIDKPDDMEKILERVAKIGYEKQVNLVLTLDETELLQSDKIDLTHFKNNPDEYTIVDIRNQSETNEGKYFENAIHIPLNELRNSKNHIPTDRPIVVHCEGGYRSAIGSSIVGNMHDKANVFDLSENIDNFKKTKR
- a CDS encoding cytochrome ubiquinol oxidase subunit I, producing the protein MEDMLFYDRMQFAFTITFHYLFPQLTMGLSLMIVYFKWKFLRTKIDTYNDAAKFWMKIFALNFAMGVVTGIPMEFQFGTNWAKFSELTGGIIGQTLAMEGMFSFFLESSFLGLFLFGEKLLGHKLHFVTGFLVFLGSWASGYLIIATHSWMQHPVGYEILENGKFVLNNFSALFSNPWLLPAYLHNQLASLITASFVVAAIGAFYLLNNKHGEFGKLFVKTGVVFGLVSSILVAFPTGDWTAKNVVKHQPVTFAAMEGIFETEKGGSEIILIGQPDMENKKLDNKVAVPNILSFLTYQSWDAEIKGLNEFDKSLYPTNVPGLYYAYHIMVGLGTIFIGLMLAASIQLYRKRLYKTKWILWSLLLMLPLPYIANTTGWYTAELGRQPWLVYNLLKTGDGISPTVSSGNTLFTLLGFIGLYLLLGLLFLILVGKIINKGPLALKHN